The following coding sequences are from one Gossypium hirsutum isolate 1008001.06 chromosome A12, Gossypium_hirsutum_v2.1, whole genome shotgun sequence window:
- the LOC107919502 gene encoding ribonuclease 1 yields MESKCLLLIYLLVLQSLALLCVSQDFDFFYFVQQWPGAYCDSDKNSCCYPTTGKPAADFSIHGLWPNYNDGSYPQNCDSNNPFDASKISDLISNMRKNWPSLSCPSNDGESFWSHEWEKHGTCSESVFDQHTYFETTLGLKQQTNLLKALKAAGIEPDGSSYSLENIKDAIKEGSGYTPWIECNEDSSGNSQLYQVYLCLDKSGSNLIECPVFPKGKRCGSEIEFPTFYSCYIWISSIFISHVVI; encoded by the exons ATGGAGTCCAAGTGTTTACTTCTTATCTATCTTCTGGTTTTGCAGTCTCTGGCACTTCTCTGTGTTTCCCAGGATTTTGATTTTTTCTACTTTGTTCAACAA TGGCCAGGGGCTTACTGTGACTCAGACAAGAACAGTTGTTGTTACCCTACAACAGGGAAGCCTGCTGCTGATTTTAGCATTCATGGACTTTGGCCTAATTACAATGATGGGTCATACCCTCAAAATTGTGATTCTAACAACCCATTTGATGCATCTAAG ATTTCAGACCTCATCAGTAACATGAGAAAGAACTGGCCATCATTGTCTTGTCCAAGCAACGATGGGGAAAGCTTTTGGTCACATGAATGGGAGAAACATGGTACCTGTTCCGAGTCTGTCTTTGATCAACATACCTACTTCGAAACAACACTCGGCTTAAAGCAACAAACCAATCTCCTTAAAGCTCTTAAAGCTGCAG GAATCGAGCCAGATGGAAGTAGTTACAGTTTGGAGAACATTAAAGATGCTATAAAAGAAGGAAGTGGGTATACACCTTGGATAGAGTGCAATGAAGATTCATCAGGGAACAGCCAACTTTACCAGGTGTATCTATGCCTGGACAAATCAGGGTCCAACCTCATTGAATGCCCCGTTTTTCCTAAAGGGAAGAGATGTGGGTCGGAGATTGAATTTCCTACCTTTTACTCTTGTTATATTTGGATTTCCAGCATTTTTATTTCTCATGTCGTGATATAG
- the LOC107918619 gene encoding ribonuclease 3: MKLTSGSIVIINLLALQYLPVLCLSQDFDFFYFVLQWPGSYCDTKQRCCYPKTGKPSADFGIHGLWPNYNDGGYPSNCDPNSRFDKSEISSLIGSLEKEWPTLSCPSNDGVKFWTHEWLKHGTCSESELGQREYFEAALQLKQKANLLQALTSAGIKPNDEFYELEEIEDAIRQAVGFTPGIECNVDSSRNSQLYQVYLCVDNSGSDFIKCPLLPRAKCGSRIQFPKF, translated from the exons atGAAACTCACCTCAGGTTCAATCGTTATCATCAACCTTTTGGCATTACAATACTTGCCTGTTCTTTGTCTCTCACAAGATTTTGATTTCTTCTACTTTGTTCTACAG TGGCCTGGATCATACTGCGACACGAAACAAAGATGTTGTTACCCGAAGACGGGAAAGCCTTCCGCGGATTTTGGGATCCATGGACTTTGGCCTAATTACAACGATGGTGGCTACCCTTCCAACTGTGACCCCAACAGTCGTTTCGACAAATCTGAG ATTTCAAGCCTGATTGGGAGTCTGGAAAAGGAATGGCCCACTCTTTCATGTCCTAGCAACGATGGAGTTAAGTTCTGGACTCATGAATGGCTAAAACATGGGACTTGCTCAGAATCTGAACTTGGCCAACGTGAATACTTTGAAGCTGCTCTCCAATTGAAACAAAAGGCTAACCTCCTTCAAGCTTTAACAAGCGCAG GAATAAAACCAAATGATGAATTCTATGAATTGGAGGAGATCGAGGATGCTATAAGGCAAGCAGTTGGGTTTACTCCCGGCATTGAGTGCAATGTGGATTCATCTCGTAACAGTCAGCTTTATCAAGTTTACTTGTGTGTGGATAATTCCGGTTCAGATTTCATTAAATGTCCTTTGTTACCCAGGGCTAAATGTGGTTCAAGAATCCAGTTTCCTAAGTTTTAA